A part of Oncorhynchus masou masou isolate Uvic2021 chromosome 30, UVic_Omas_1.1, whole genome shotgun sequence genomic DNA contains:
- the LOC135523109 gene encoding protein rapunzel-like produces the protein MASPLEKVVAQKKEAIEAVMESFERGAEVLASAVGEFFPLCVAAAPVLRLALDNVQSKEVFYVKEQFLAVRNKLDVLSTQLEDIDCEIKKGRLDSQYFSVEENIRNQFRKYMDILEAKPQFQEVKKRLFLEHFSKTGGEKNLYVLYDALMGTNSFGESILEVVERYEARNRRLLEDFCVRMKELFCLGLIALLGHCALTKGPDEEQETIHVWSREIERVELKMKACIEACVAAFPEQACLDAQRLLQEKEERNLQDTAQEVQEFLTRKYDWVSWSVRVVNHSGSSYRNWRAGDHFQHMAGQNWFEVLQVNDTNLVVSYSTSPQPVPRDCIRQLMEGPGKKGDAQAVVGVLEKQLAGFVVHAVSHHKESEATWSFPEDCHYWERHKNVALCIHSE, from the exons ATGGCAAGTCCCCTGGAGAAGGTGGTGGCCCAGAAGAAAGAGGCCATCGAGGCTGTGATGGAGAGTTTTGAGCGAGGGGCGGAGGTGTTGGCCAGCGCAGTAGGCGAGTTCTTCCCTCTCTGTGTGGCAGCCGCCCCTGTCCTACGACTAGCCCTGGACAACGTGCAGAGCAAAGAGGTCTTCTATGTCAAAGAGCAGTTTCTGGCCGTGAGGAACAAGCTGGACGTACTGTCCACCCAGCTAGAGGACATTGATTGTGAGATTAAGAAGGGTCGGCTGGATTCCCAGTACTTCTCGGTGGAGGAGAACATCAGGAACCAGTTCCGGAAATACATGGACATTCTGGAGGCCAAGCCACAGTTTCAGGAGGTCAAGAAGAGACTGTTTCTGGAGCACTTCTCCAAGACCGGAGGGGAGAAGAACCTGTATGTGCTGTATGATGCTCTGATGGGCACCAACAGCTTTGGGGAGTCCATCTTGGAGGTAGTGGAGAG gtATGAGGCGAGGAACAGGCGCCTACTGGAGGACTTCTGTGTGAGGATGAAGGAGCTCTTCTGCCTGGGCCTGATTGCCCTGCTGGGCCACTGTGCCCTCACCAAGGGCCCCGATGAGGAGCAGGAAACCATCCACGTCTGGAGCAGAGAAATCGAGAGAGTGGAATTAAAGATGAAGGCATGCATTGAGGCCTGCGTAGCAGCCTTCCCTGAACAGGCCTGCCTTGACGCCCAGCGTCTTCTCCAGGAAAAAGAGGAACGCAATCTTCAGGACACGGCTCAGGAAGTACAGGAATTTCTCACCAGGAAGTACGACTGGGTGAGCTGGTCGGTCCGGGTGGTCAACCACTCTGGCAGCAGCTATCGGAACTGGCGTGCCGGGGACCACTTCCAACACATGGCCGGTCAGAACTGGTTTGAGGTGCTGCAGGTGAACGATACCAACCTGGTGGTTTCCTACAGCACCAGTCCCCAACCAGTGCCCCGCGACTGCATCCGGCAACTGATGGAGGGGCCGGGGAAGAAGGGTGATGCCCAGGCCGTGGTGGGGGTCCTAGAGAAGCAGCTGGCAGGGTTTGTGGTGCATGCTGTCAGTCACCATAAGGAGAGCGAGGCCACCTGGAGCTTCCCTGAGGACTGCCACTACTGGGAGAGGCACAAGAACGTGGCGCTGTGCATACACTCGGAGTGA
- the LOC135522273 gene encoding uncharacterized protein LOC135522273, with protein sequence MEKVSSFAATINPLFDIVTAVVKVTKDLVAKYLTQDLDTQQLGHIHAKLESIFKTNQQILKQIHLNEVNEKYSKYEEYMKHQYTALNTMVKQFNNDPEGRERYMKDFQEVYERDKDTLALDTYYSSVIKENTTFEQRGLLEVYLEHYKQNRDVFRMGLMTLMAYTVVTEDDEVEVREKWAPRVKKIQAKMDEALGLCEGN encoded by the coding sequence ATGGAGAAAGTCTCCTCCTTCGCCGCCACCATCAACCCACTCTTCGACATAGTCACTGCAGTGGTGAAGGTGACAAAGGACCTGGTCGCCAAATACCTCACCCAAGACCTGGACACCCAACAATTGGGCCACATCCACGCCAAGCTGGAAAGCATCTTCAAGACAAACCAGCAGATTCTGAAGCAGATTCACCTGAATGAGGTCAATGAGAAGTACAGCAAGTATGAGGAGTATATGAAGCACCAGTACACCGCTCTCAACACCATGGTGAAACAGTTCAATAACGACCCCGAGGGAAGAGAGCGCTACATGAAAGATTTCCAGGAAGTCTATGAGAGAGACAAGGATACCCTTGCTCTAGACACATACTACAGCAGTGTCATAAAAGAGAATACAACTTTTGAACAAAGGGGTTTGCTGGAGGTGTACCTAGAGCACTACAAGCAAAACCGAGATGTCTTTCGCATGGGCCTGATGACACTAATGGCATATACGGTGGTCACAGAGGATGATGAGGTTGAAGTCAGAGAGAAATGGGCCCCCAGGGTGAAGAAGATTCAGGCCAAGATGGATGAGGCGCTTGGCCTGTGTGAGGGGAACTGA
- the rpz gene encoding protein rapunzel, translating to MSEMEIVEDRAKLKQGLVKVLQCVATISSAAAVVNPIFGVAGSLIRVVLHHVDDEDIQTLKREFGSVNRALDQLSQQNRGALLQIKKETLDGQYCCVEENLRNQFRKFMEMVEARPEHCERKKVDFEESYSNDLGDQNLHTLYEGVVGKPKLFSRPILEVYLKHSQGDRRTMENLCTRLTYLFCIGLIALMGYAAVIGDDEEGISDEWTEKMEHVQERMQEALQKCK from the coding sequence ATGTCGGAGATGGAGATCGTGGAGGACCGGGCCAAGCTGAAACAGGGCCTGGTGAAGGTGCTGCAGTGTGTGGCCACCATCTCATCTGCTGCGGCTGTGGTCAACCCCATTTTTGGCGTGGCCGGCTCTCTAATCCGAGTGGTGCTGCACCACGTGGACGATGAGGACATCCAGACACTGAAGCGCGAGTTTGGCTCTGTCAACCGTGCCCTGGACCAGCTGTCCCAGCAGAACCGCGGTGCCCTGCTACAGATCAAGAAGGAGACGCTGGACGGCCAGTACTGCTGTGTGGAGGAAAACCTGCGCAACCAGTTCCGCAAGTTTATGGAGATGGTGGAGGCACGGCCCGAGCATTGTGAGCGCAAGAAGGTCGACTTCGAGGAGAGCTACTCCAACGACCTAGGCGACCAGAACCTGCACACACTCTACGAGGGTGTGGTGGGCAAGCCCAAGCTGTTCAGCCGGCCCATCCTGGAGGTGTACCTGAAGCACTCGCAGGGCGACCGCCGCACCATGGAGAACCTGTGCACGCGCCTCACATACCTCTTCTGCATCGGCCTGATCGCCCTCATGGGTTACGCCGCTGTCATCGGAGACGACGAGGAGGGCATCAGCGACGAGTGGACCGAGAAGATGGAGCACGTGCAGGAGAGGATGCAGGAGGCCCTCCAGAAATGCaagtga